Proteins encoded by one window of Dreissena polymorpha isolate Duluth1 chromosome 11, UMN_Dpol_1.0, whole genome shotgun sequence:
- the LOC127850287 gene encoding uncharacterized protein LOC127850287: MLSFIRFGYSYIQYAFDYVFGFWPMRWLMLVHTYPATEDTSAKVNDIIQQLYKHRRGEGNIDLDRVSRDILQLNFHENVSEIKDEMHGFDILQHCIVLNQSHLVDILLKKLPHYTQVRCNSPAHLAATVGHIEVLKSIVNRRPFHLYKRAGLCYPDLHEPVANYRRMGFMFKDVFKCEEERLLPVEWAIVGDHVDCVQWMIDEMQVMGGRKFNLPKFLHFASQRGAAKCIDFFIKRYPEYIDHVNKCGDVPLLEAVVWGRKCSKVLIENGANVNKVARNGDTALHRLYRNDIDGIFAIYDTTKYLLTTGIEQLVNTINLRGETALHLLVTHVSYIGGNYYHQEHRVMPRWQIQPNYQEQVIQTLKLLLSFNADPHIYDALHLQPLNKLLHVTMKASRPNDKFECVQGSINSKYIYRNDFKSLARAMQVLVENGADVNTQCSIGHTPLILLIQTFLNTEVVDLVQESNSIIDAVDLLLKTGAKCNFISEDQKTCCSLLAELAKKIFKGHHGSRSHQPVVQTDIDLRKKYARLVNEILVIFLRYGLNPNYTTTKKSTHLAGGGGNSLIEFVRLLLFTNDMEDFEMIHTWLKTLLQWGADPDLEPYPPEPVICHSQSSIYLKKHGTQAVSLYIQEVKILHESHKLRAIFETGQAEFLLNLFYNTMEHKYLYDCLGSACMVARASPIGNTENDLMKVLNKMAENPRSLKQMSRVSIYKALGRKLFPSVGELPLPNAMKEYLLEIQ; encoded by the coding sequence ATGTTAAGCTTCATTCGTTTTGGCTACAGCTATATCCAGTATGCCTTTGACTATGTGTTTGGGTTCTGGCCTATGAGATGGCTGATGTTGGTTCATACTTATCCTGCAACTGAAGACACAAGTGCAAAGGTGAATGATATTATACAGCAACTTTACAAGCATAGACGTGGGGAAGGTAACATTGATCTCGACAGGGTATCCAGAGACATACTCCAGTTAAACTTTCATGAAAATGTCTCTGAAATCAAAGACGAGATGCATGGTTTTGACATTCTGCagcattgtattgttttaaaccAAAGTCATCTAGTGGATATTCTGTTGAAAAAGCTGCCCCACTATACGCAAGTCAGATGCAACTCTCCAGCACATTTAGCTGCCACTGTTGGACATATAGAAGTCCTTAAGTCGATAGTAAACAGAAGGCCGTTTCATTTGTACAAACGGGCAGGATTATGCTATCCAGATTTACATGAACCTGTGGCTAATTATCGAAGAATGGGTTTCATGTTTAAAGATGTTTTCAAGTGCGAGGAAGAAAGGCTTCTGCCAGTTGAATGGGCTATAGTTGGTGACCATGTGGATTGCGTGCAATGGATGATTGATGAAATGCAGGTGATGGGTGGTCGAAAATTTAACCTACCTAAATTCCTTCATTTTGCGTCTCAGCGGGGTGCAGCCAAATGTATTGATTTCTTCATTAAACGTTATCCTGAGTACATAGACCATGTAAATAAATGTGGAGATGTTCCATTGCTGGAAGCTGTGGTTTGGGGAAGGAAGTGTTCCAAGGTGCTCATTGAGAATGGCGCAAATGTCAACAAGGTGGCAAGGAATGGGGACACGGCCTTGCATCGATTGTACCGTAATGATATAGATGGAATCTTTGCAATATATGACACAACAAAGTACCTTCTGACAACAGGCATTGAGCAGCTGGTAAACACTATCAATCTTCGTGGAGAGACGGCCTTACACTTGCTGGTTACTCATGTTTCCTACATAGGCGGAAATTACTACCACCAAGAGCATCGTGTGATGCCAAGATGGCAGATTCAGCCTAATTACCAGGAGCAAGTAATTCAGACACTCAAACTGCTACTTAGTTTCAATGCTGATCCACATATTTATGATGCCTTGCATTTACAGCCTTTAAACAAGCTTCTTCATGTGACAATGAAAGCGAGCAGACCCAATGATAAGTTTGAATGTGTCCAGGGCTCGATCAATTCCAAGTATATCTACAGAAATGACTTCAAGTCCCTTGCCAGGGCTATGCAGGTTCTGGTTGAAAATGGTGCTGATGTGAATACACAGTGTTCAATAGGACATACCCCTTTGATTCTTTTGATTCAAACGTTTTTGAACACAGAGGTGGTTGATTTAGTCCAAGAAAGTAATAGCATCATTGACGCTGTTGACTTATTGTTGAAAACTGGTGCCAAGTGCAATTTTATTTCAGAAGATCAAAAGACTTGTTGTTCACTACTTGCTGAACTTGCCAAGAAAATCTTCAAGGGTCACCATGGTTCTCGATCCCATCAACCAGTGGTGCAGACTGACATAGATCTCAGAAAGAAATATGCCAGACTTGTGAACGAAATACTAGTTATATTTCTGCGGTATGGCTTAAATCCCAACTACACCACAACCAAGAAAAGTACCCACTTGGCTGGTGGAGGAGGGAACTCATTGATCGAGTTTGTGCGACTGCTGTTGTTTACAAACGATATGGAAGACTTTGAGATGATACACACATGGTTGAAGACGCTGCTACAGTGGGGTGCAGACCCTGACCTTGAGCCTTACCCCCCAGAACCAGTCATCTGTCATTCCCAGAGCTCCATTTACCTGAAAAAGCACGGTACCCAGGCTGTCAGTTTGTACATCCAGGAGGTGAAAATACTTCATGAATCCCATAAACTGAGAGCCATATTTGAAACAGGACAGGCAGAGTTTTTGTTAAACCTCTTCTACAACACAATGGAACATAAATACCTCTATGACTGTCTGGGTTCTGCATGCATGGTGGCACGGGCTTCACCTATTGGTAACACTGAGAACGATCTGATGAAAGTGTTAAATAAGATGGCAGAGAATCCTCGAAGTTTAAAGCAAATGTCACGTGTTTCCATTTATAAGGCCCTTGGTCGCAAACTGTTTCCATCTGTTGGTGAGCTGCCGTTGCCAAATGCAATGAAAGAATACTTGTTGGAAATCCAGTGA